The nucleotide sequence ttttattctattctaGAAATCAATAATCATGGATAAGGACGCAGATCTGGCAAGTGCTCCACCAAAGAAGACCAGGGTAGAGGTGCAGTCTCTGCCAGCCAGGCAGTATCTAGACCAAACAGTGGTGCCTATTCTACTACAGGCACTCTCCAGCTTGGCTAAGGAAAGGCCACCAGATCCAATCAATTATTTGGCCTCTTATCTTCTACGAAATAAAAGCCAGTTTGACACTGGTGGATCTCCTCCCACCACACAATGACTTTCGTGCATAGGAAATCAATTTTGTGAACAATTGTGCGTGCATGCTGTCTTGAAcaacattttaatttaaaacagtGAAAAACTGATAATTCAGTAAGCTTAAAGTTTTGGAGCATTTGTTAAATAATACAAGCTTGTAATTTACACACATGTAATCATGTATCCAGGCATGCGTTAGCCTTTTTCTCTGAGTTTCGTTTGAtaatgaagtgtaatatacaGCTATGAAGTAATATACAGCTAtgaattgttaaaattttcaaatatttttaatcgaGACTTGcacatttttacaataataataataatgataataatacaatttttctttaaggtatatatttaaataaaatatatatttaacatAATTTGGATGCATTAGATTTACCTCTAATATTACAATAGCTTAGGCTTGTCAACATATTGCTTGCCATGGTGAACAATTGTCGTGAAAGTGCCAGCCACCATTGCTGCCCAAAACAGCATGTAAAGTAGGATTTCTGTTGTATACCTCGTAGGCAAAATCATTTGAGCAGCTAGCATTGCAGAAGCCACCAAGAGAATTAGTGGGAATGTTGCGTATCTCCAGTTTCTTTCAGATTCTAATGGACATGAAACGGTTAAACATTCACCTTCCTGTACCATGTATCTTCCCAAAAATAGATTTATAGAAtcctaaaattaatttttattagtgTGACTTTAACCTGctcaaaatattattatattattattcaatgATCATCCATTTTCCTGTTACCTGTCGGAAACCAtcagcaaaattatttttgtaatatctAGTAAGAGAATTCATGCCATCTCTCATAGCTCCCATCTTAGTTCGCTTGCCTGTTCTTGTGAAATCTGTCTTCAAAGCACTAGTTCCAGAGTACTGAGTACTAATGACATCAGCATTGTCAGCCCAAACCTTGTGATACCGAAAATATTTGTATgagtatttgaaaattaacAACCATTGATATTTTGCTTTTTAGGAATGAAACAAACGTTTTTCTTATTACctgtttgaataaaaattcaactGAAGGATGCTCATCTACATTCCTTAAAATTTCCAATTTGGACAAAGCATCTGAAAGTACCCTCTTGGCCAACATACTCTGTACTACGTTTGTTCTATCTAAACAGTCAATGCAATTTGTCCTAAAAATGCCATCTTGAACAGATACTAATACTCCATCTCTTGTTAACAAAAAGTAACCCATTTGCTCTTGATCAGGAGCAAGACGAGCCATTAGTATATCCAGTCTATGCCATTGCATTTTTCGACATTCTGCATGAAAATCAAATGCTTCATATCTTATGTTCTGATTCTTCAATTCTTGCACAATTTCCCTGTATGACCTTTCCAAAGTTGCCTCTGCACCTTTCTGATCAATCTACAAATGACAACATAGTAataagcaaacttaaaattttacaatccaacaataattaaaaatattttaccaaATTGACTATAATTTGTTTCCCATAATGGAATATTTGACTCTCAAAATGTCTGGCAGAAGCTACTAAATGATTTTCATTTGGCATTATCTGTGGTTTTGgcttatattttaaattggGAGCTTGTTGCCAAAATAGAGGAATTGAACCACGAGTTTGAACAAATGAACTCTTACTACCGTTCACTTCTAGAATTTGTTCTGTTTCAACAAAGTTTGAAACATTTCCATTACTATCAATACCACGAGAAAAAAGTCTTGTACCAGCTCTATGAATTGAGCGTCTAGATATTATACCCCAATTGAATGGAGTTCCATTGACCACAATAGTGTTCAAAGAAACAACTATACTTTAATCattaagaaaaattgttcataaacaatgtttttgaaatcaaatgattatttttaaaataaatattaaaaggaTACAGCCATGTATGATTGGAAGACAGAATTTATGATGTTCTGGTCTTGCTGCAAGAGGTTGTAGCAAATATGAATTCCATATGAACCTAGAATCTGCCCTCTCATGTAGTGGCATCTGTAAagaacattttgaaaaaattgaaataagaaaatgtataCCTTTTCAGCCTTAGATACTCTTATATAAATAGAAATTATCTCACCTGAAGGAAATCTGGTGGTGTGTTATGAAGCCTTTGCATTGTACAGCTTAGATCATACGCATAACTAAAGTAAAAATGAGGTGTACTCAACACAGACTTTATCATTTCCAAATAGGTATTGTTGTTGCGAATCTGCTTTTCATCCAAATGGGTCATTGATCTTGTGTAGGGTATTATAAAGGTAgaaacaattttgaaaatgtcttGATTTGCTAAGGTACCAACTTTTTGTGCATCGTCTATAACTATTAAGTAAGGGCAAGCTAACAGCCGAACGATTCCTATAATACCCCATATTTTCCTGCGACTAGCAGTCTGAGGAATTTGACTAGGAtttgaaactgaaaaaataaaacaaataagCGATGGAAGTGGCCACTAGCTTTCCAACTGGACCATTACTCTGCAAAAAAATGTTACCTTGAGTATAAATCTGATGACTTGTCCTATCTATAACAAGTAAGATTTTTGTTCTCACAGGTTCTATGTAAAATTTGTCTGGAGTGGCATATCTGAAAGTGAATAAGGAAGCATTCAAATTTTCATTCATAACAGCTTAGCCAGCTTAGTCAGCAACTCAAAAATCATTTCTATACTCACAAATAAAGATCATCGTAAACATCTGTGCTTGCAGCCATCTTTCAAATCTTTAATAAGTATACTTATATCGACACCGAAAAAGTGCTAACGCATCTAAGCATATAATTATAGGTATTAATATCAACAAAGTCAGGCCAACAATCGAGAGAACTGCCTGGAATGTGACGTGTAGCCCTTTCAGCCTCCTCTCCTATATTTACAGATGCAGCAcagccagcagcagctgaCCGACTCTTAGATACTACTAGGTGCTCCTCGCGATTGAAGATAAAAAGCAATGTATCCTCGGAGGACTGCAGGTGCACGACACTCGCAAGAACTGTCAACTCGTATGCGGAAAAGTCGAGTGCGCGTTGCTCATTGCGACGACGATCCTGGAAAATTACACGTCGAGCTCGTTCCTCGCGTTTCAGCGTAGTGCAGTTGCGCGTAGCCTTTTAATTATACGTATGTCTCGCGCAGCAGTGTACGCTTATAATATAAGTATCAGTCTTCGGCTTCTCTGGGCTCTTCCGAGCTTTTGCCGTCTTCAGGGTTCAGGGACACACAATAAGGCATAGGTTAGATTCTGCTAAGCCGATGCTCCGATTGGACGGGAAATTCATCGGCCTATCTGGAATACGGTATACTGGAAATCGAATAAATTACGAGAATTGCAGCTTCGCGATATTCACGCGTGAGCTATTCCAGAAGATGACTTTTGTTATCGTTATAACCGTTCTGGAAAATTCTATGGGATTTGATCTTTTCTGCTTATAAGTAtttattatcgttttttcattttggaGCAGGATCCAGGATCCCTCCGCGGATATTCATATTCGCGCTCGTCGCGACCGATCTTACCGACTGTCAATCCAATCAGATAAGGATTCGCTAAACATCCGCAAAGCATAGGTATACTGCTTCGATAAGGGAAAATTCCCCGAAAAATCGATCGCAACAATGCGGAATCATAATCACCCGCAGACCcttgaaaaaaagagaaacaacaacaaataataataaaaacagtCGAGGTAGTGTAGGGGGCGACGTTGGTGCATATCTCAATATCTGCTCCTGCTGTGTTGGCTCTTATCGCTGCTCCCTCCCCGTCGCCGCTCCGTCCGAAAATAATCCAATCCcctcgcgcgacgacgacgactacaaAAAGTGCACGAAGCTATAGTCTAGTACTCTAGTGCGCGCCCACGCAGAGAGTAGACTATAGTGTATtgcgtatatctatatagcgTTATGAGAGCTGAAGAGTAGCTGCTGCTTGTCGTGcggggagagagcgagaaaataACAACCGATCGAGCGATCCTCGCGTCGGGACGTCCATTTTCCATTACGAGTCGACGTCGTCCAAGCATACCCTCGTCAGTACTGAGTACAGTCCGTGCAGCGCCTATTGCTACATCGCGAGTCTCCACACACTGCACTGCACAGTGCACAGTGTGGCTCGTCGACTCGCGCGAGctctggagagagagagagagagagagagagagagagagagagagagagagagagagagagagagagagagagagagagagagagagagagagagagagagagagagaagggagaAAGACAGGGAGTACGGAGTATAGAGGCATATACGAGACGAGACTGTGTGCAgcgcaaaaataaaaactccGAGCTGGCGGACAAAGAGGAGCCTGGCTCTTGGCGTTTTCACGTCCGCCTCGGCCCAGTGTCTCGTCTCTGACCATCGCGGCGCAGCGTATAGTATACCTCAGCAGGCTCACGCctgagtgcgagagagaaagagataaggAGGacgtcgcgagcgagcgagagggagaacgAAAATTCGTTCCGTACACTGCGGAGAGAGAAGCACCGTTGCAGTGCGTTACTGTGACGTGATGACGATGCTtctactgctgctgttgggAGCGAGGAGAGCTGACTCTCTACTGCTCGCCTGCTGAGACACTGCGACGTTGATACGTAGGTACCTAACACGAGCGAGACAGAGAGTGTGAGTCGTGCTAGTTGTACACCTATTGGAGAGACCCCGGATGAAGACCGACTTCAGGATCGACTGACGGGAGGTCAATGTTGATATTTTTCGAGACTGACCCCGCTAGAATGTCAACATTTTTCTCGCGTCGCACCTAACGCGCCTAAAGAAAACAGCAGAGTGCCAGCACTCGTGATTTTGCGGATCGTTCAACGTTCTACATTTCAAGAGCTCGGATTTGGCCTGAATCACGGTGGACGCACGGGCGCGCTTTGTCTCTGCTGTTCTATACACAAGTGCCCTGGCCTGCTGCGACAGGCCAATGTCTCCACTATCAGTCGAGGAGTCGTCCAGTGTTTTCTAGTGACAGTGCAGTGTAATTGAATAATAGGAGCAAAGAAGCTAGAGCAAGATGGCAGAGGTAGATCCGGAGACCCTGCTCGAGTGGCTGAGCATGGGACAGGGTGATGAAAGAGACATGCAACTGATAGCGCTGGAGCAGCTCTGCATGCTGCTGCTCATGTCTGATAACGTTGATCGATGCTTCGAGAGGTATCTGTTTGCTTGGGAGTCATGCGCGAATGTCTGGCATTTGTGGACGTTAATTGATGCTTTTTTTTGCAGCTGTCCACCCAGAACATTTTTGCCAGCCCTTTGCCGTATATTCTTGGATGAGCTGGCCCCGGACAGCGTTCTGGAGGTGACTGCCAGAGCCATTACTTACTATCTTGATGTCTCTGCAGAATGTACACGACGAGTGGTGGCTATGGAGGGTGCCATCAAGGCCATCTGCAGTCGTCTCTCTTGTGCTGGACTTGGATCAAGAGCCAGCAGAGACCTGGCCGAACAGTGTATAAAGGTTTGTAATATAAACAGTTTCACCACAGAATTTAGCTTGGCCAacaaatttattgtttaactgTAAAACGTGTTGGGGTCAGTATGAGTCACACTGAGTCATTCACAAGAAATGAAAGTTATTTACCTTTGGCATGGAAATTTCTTGAAATCAAATTGCTTATCACTACCTTGCATCAATTAACTACTGTAACTATTTTTTACTGacattttttgattaaaaaaaaatgaaatattatatttttaatagataaTATGGATGCAAGAAGTTTGTTTATAATACAGAAATCTGTCAGCTTACAACTGCTCAGTGTTTTGGGGGTAATATGAATCACTGTTGACTCATGTGTTttggaattttttatttgcatgCTCCCACAATCCTCTTCAAAATAGATCTTAAAATATTACCTTTCATTGCACTCAACACTTTCACTGGTGCAAATAAAGAGACAAAAATATCTCAtgataaaatcaattttctattTCTTCTAATGCTAAGATTATCACTCCAGCAAAATCGTGCACAGAAATGATTTTTCATTGACTTATGCAATATTGCAATTAATTACAGATCTAAACGCGATCGCATGCGTATAactataaattatttgaattaatttagtaaacaataaaatcaatagGTTCCTGTATATGAATTAgcttatataataaaataatagctAGCTGTCCTTGGTAATTACACTCAAGTAAATACTGCTATTATACTTGTGacctttttgttttttacattCATGTTTTCCAGGTTCAGATGCAaataaaagaacaaaaatccTAGCCGTTTGTCTCATGTCTTTTAAAGTAACTTAGAATAACTCGCGTTTACTTGTGccgttattaataaaaaaaaaatttttgaaactgGCCAATAGTTTGATAGATAATACATCGATACTAAAATAGCGTTTCATTATTCCGTTCGGTTATTTTCACCGACGCTTCGTGCACATAAAAGTCTcatgtaaaattaataaattggtattttttatttccaggTTCTGGAACTGGTCTGCGCCAGAGAAGCAGGTGCAGTCTTCGAGGCTGGCGGCCTTCCGTGCGCTCTGTCTTTTATCCGCGAGCACGGCGCTCAGGTGCATCGTGACACCTTGCACTCAGCCATGGCTGTAGTCTCGCGACTCTGCGGAAAAGTCGAGCCCCAGGACAAGTCTTTGCCCGACTGTGTGGAGGCCCTGTCGACGCTTTTGCGTCATGAGGACGCCCACGTGGCCGACGGCGCGCTACGTTGCTTCGCTTCACTGGCTGATAGATTCTCCAGGCGCGGCACCGATCCGGCACCGCTCGCTTGTAATGGATTGGTTTCTGAATTGCTCTATAGGTGGGTATTTTCCATTgagttttcttatttatttatttatttattttatttttttttaccaattCTACAGAGTCAAAACGTGCGTTAAGTATATAGATAATGAAACCgttaatttgtaaataatttagttAACGTATTTCTACTTTGCGAAAACgctaaaattcataaaatatttacgatTGTGTACATAAGTAGAGTGATAATTTTGCAAGGAGAGCgatcaatattttaatttacctattttataaattttttttgcattctAGACTGTCGAATGCAGCCGGCCCCATCTCGTCGATCAACACCACACCAGGAAACCCCAAGACTCCGCCAACACCGAGCGTCGCGGCTACGACCATTCCCGCGCCTGAAGCCAAATCTTGTGCCTCCGTATCGACCATCATCAGCCTCTTATCTACTCTGTGCCGCGGTTCAGCTTCGATAACCCATGACTTGCTGCGTTCCGAACTGCCGGACGCTATTGAGAAAGCTCTGAAAGGCGATGAGCGATGCGCTCTAGATTCCATGCGATTGGTAGATCTGCTGCTGGTGCTTTTGTTCGAGGGCAGGTCGGCTCTTGGTCGAGCCAATGCAAGCGGTGGCTCATCCGGACCACTTCTACCTCGACTTCGACGACTCGACAGTGCCGGAGAGAAATCGCATAGGCAGCTGATAGACTGTATTAGATCCAAGGACACCGATGCTTTGATCGAGGCGATAGAATCAGGCGGTATCGAGGTGAACTTTATGGATGATGTTGGACAGACCCTACTCAACTGGGCCTCAGCTTTTGGCACCCAGGAAATGGTCGAGTTTCTCTGTGATAAAGGAGCTGATGTTAACAAAGGTCAGCGCTCTTCGAGTCTTCACTATGCTGCGTGCTTCGGGAGACCGGCTATCGCTAAAGTTCTGTTAAGACACGGAGCCAATCCGGATCTCCGCGACGAAGACGGAAAGACACCGTTAGATAAAGCGAGAGAACGCGTGGATGAGGGTCACCGTGAGGTCGCCGCCATCTTACAATCCCCGGGCGAGTGGATGCTGCCACCGCCTAGCCAGGACGATAGAAAGCTGGAAAACGATGTCAAGGAATTTACCGAGCCCAAGGGCGATCCTGAGATGGCTCCTGTATATCTGAAAAGACTGCTACCCGTGTTCTGCTCGACTTTCCAGTCGACGATGCTGCCGAGCGTGAGGAAAGCGAGTTTGAGTCTAATACGCAAGATGGTACATTACATTCAGCCAGAGTTACTCGCTGAAACCTGTGGTGCCGACAAGACCACCGGCTGTGGCGCTATGCTCGTCGAAGTTATTGCCAACGTACTCGACAACGAGGTAAGTCGTCTTTCCTTTTAGAAGAAAACGACGAAACAGTGTTATCCGGAGAACACGTGTTAGTGATAAATGCGAATAGTTGGGCACATGTACTCACGGCCCGGCCGGAATTCTGTCGGCAGGAGTTCGATATAAAAGCAAGCTCCCCGTCGTCGGCGATGTCGTCGAGCTCACCACCGCCGCCTCCGTGTCTCGAAACATTTATTGGCCCTAAAATGCCATTCTCTGCGCGCAAGCTTTCCCAGTACTACATTCTCGTCAAGACGGTAACGTCCGTCCCAGATTCTTGCTACTTACTATATCTTTGCTCTATTTTTGTACTTGTACTGTTAAAACCGTTGGTTTTTACTGATATCTCTGTAACTCTTAACCCAAAGCTAACTCTCGAACAGACCTCCATCAAACAATTATATCTGAGCTCCGCCTTCTCGATTCACGTGCCTGCTCGAGAACGCGCGCTGTCGTTCAATATATACATCAAATATGTATCAATGAGCATCATCCGCCCATCTCTGTATAATGCGTGATATATCTCAGCTAACGAATGTGTAACCAATCTTTGTTTGACGTTGAATTTGCACTTGAGACTCCCATGTTACCAACAATGACGttcctttctcttttttttatgtgtTCAAGTTTGCTTGTGTCAGACCGAGCGACCGAGTGTTCATAAACGCTTGCTGATTTATAGGAGACGTATCGTTAAGATACATATAGGTACTGCGTACTTTAATCGACTTGACACTTTTACCATGTCTTAGAGACTCTCGAGACTCGAGGGATGGAGTGTAACTTACCGCACATGTTGCAAGCGTTCATCTGCTAGATTTTCTAATACTCGACATTAATGTCGTTTAATACAAACTTACCTTCCACTAAAATGATTACTAACtccctttttttatttttcgcgcaCAGGAAGACGAGGATGGTCACCTGGTAGTGCTGCAAATGATCCAAGACCTGATGGTCAAGGGCAAGGATGAGTTCCTCGAGCACTTTGCCCGTCTTGgagttttttcaaaagtcgGCGCCTTAGCAGGACCGCAGGATGCTACTTCAGAACCAGAAATAGAAGCCAGTAGTAGCGTAGTTCAGACAACACCTACAACTACGACCAACTCGGAGGAGCAGAAGCTTGAAGATGCGAAGGAACTGCTAGTAGGCAAGGCCTACCACTGGAGGGATTGGTGTATTTGCCGTGGTCGCGACTGTCTGTACGTCTGGTCAGATGCAGCAGCATTGGAGCTATCAAATGGAAGCAACGGCTGGTTTAGATTCATCCTAGACGGCAAGTTGGCTACAATGTACTCAAGCGGCAGTCCCGAGGGAGGCACTGACACAACAGGTAGTGATGACATTTctaatatgtttttttttgtgcagaGTAATGATACGCGTTGAgaactttaaatataaatcaGATATTCCGTTACATAATGCGGTGAAAAAAACCTGTAATATATGGATGCGGTGCGTCTCATTACGCTGCATATTTCTTACTTGCTCTGCTCGTGCTACAAATCACATTGCATCTTATCCTCTACCCGTACCTCTCTATCTCGTTTTATCTCtgtcttttattttctctattGCGAATACGATTAATGATCTCTGGGCGCAGAGAATAGCTTAGAAAATAACTTGTTTTATCGACTGCCTACAGGAAAGGGAGGGAGGAACACCGAGTCTCTGACCACTGAAGGTAGGTACGGCTCCCGGCCATTTAGCATCCATACACATAATTCAACTTTCGACTCTCATTctcataataaaaaacaaacaaagaaaaacagaGTATTGTGGGCACAAATCGAACAGAAAGTAATGACGTTCAACTAGATGCTTTAATAGGATCGTTTTGCGAAATATGTATTGCAGAAAATCGCGGCGAGTTTTTGGAAAAGTTGCAGCGAGCTCGCAGTCAGGTGAAACCCAACTCTGTCAGTCAACCAATATTGTCGAGACCGGGTCCAACAAGGCTGGTTATCGGTAATTGGGCTCTGTCTAGTAAAAAAGATAGCGAGCTGTGCATTCACAACAGCGATGGACAGCAGCAAGCTACGATTTTGAGGGAAGATCTACCGGgttttattttcgaatcgaaCAGAGGAACGAAGCACTCTTTTACTGCGGAAACGAGTTTAGGTAAATGTACTGAGAttggtaattttatttatgtatttgaCGCCTAAGTtaagatttattctttatataataaattcaacttaaacTAGGTGTcaaatctcaaaaaaaaagttatttacataaaaaatataataggTCCAGAATTTTCCGCGGGATGGGCAGGAAAACGAGGCAAGCGTTTGCGCTCAAAGATGgaagcaataaaacaaaaagtaaaGACCCAGGCCCAAGAGATCTACGAATGCTACTTCAAAGCAGCCCAGGCTCAACCTCGCGGAGTCGTGGCGAAACTAGCAGCAATCGTTACCCAGATAGAAAAAGCCTGCCACAAACAGCAACAACAATCTGGCAGTCGCGAGTGGCGTACAATCTTACAGAGTGCTTTGGATGAGTTAAAGGTACTCTTGAACGAAGAGGGTAAAGTATCGGCCTACGAACTGCATTCCAGTGGCCTCATACAGGCGCTCCTGGCACTTCTTGCTGCACCGCCTAACACCAGCGCGCAACAGTTCTCACCGAGAATGAACAAGTTGAGGCTTCAAAGAATAGCTGTATTTAAGAGCTGCTTTCAGTCCAAAGACACTGATAAAGGTGACAACTTTGCAAAGATACTCGTACAGAAACTTGTATCTGTGCTAGAATCTATCGAGAAGTTGCCGGTTTATCTGTATGATACTCCTGGATCTGGATATGGATTGCAGGTATGTGTTTTACAGTAGATCTAATGATAGACTGCGTGaaagttttattataaatcatgTCTACAATGGTCTAATTATTCACAGGTTTTAACGAGACGGCTGAGGTTTAGATTAGAGAAGGCAGTTGGTGAAAGTGCATTGATTGATAGAACTGGTAGAAATTTAAAGATGGAACCACTTAGTACTGTACAGCAATTGGAAAATCATTTGTTAAAAATGGTCGCCAAACAGTGGCATGATCATGACAGAGCTACATTTACTTTTGTTAAGAAACTAAAAgaaggaaataaaataaactttaaGTATCAACACGACTTTGATGAAAATGGAGTATTATATTGGATAGGAACAAATGCAAAGTAAGAAAATAGAAAGTTAATTACAGTTTTCAATACGAGAATGCGGTGACTTTTTGATTGCTTAACCAAACGTCCTTCTTTTTTAGAACATGTCCTGAATGGGTGAATCCCGGTCAATATGGCCTCGTAATAGTTACTTCGAGTGACGGTCGTAATTTGCCGTATGGACACCTTGAAGATATTCTCAGTCGAGACCCATCTGCTATGAATTGTCATACCAATGATGACAAAAGAGCCTGGTTCTCCATAGATTTAGGAGTTTGGATTATACCAACAGCGTATACATTAAGGCATGCTAGAGGCTACGGTAAAAGCGCTTTAAGAAATTGGATGCTTCAGGTAATTACCGTACATAATTGCGCATGAAATCtctctattttatttattttttaaaataattcaatgaaAAATGTCATGTATTGTTCAAAATAGGCATCTAAAGATGGTATAAACTGGACAACGATTTACACCCACGTAGACGATTGTTCGTTAAACGAGCCGGGAAGTACAGCTACTTGGACCTTAGAGCCACCAGCAGTGAGTGACGACTCTCAAGGCTGGCGTCATTTGAGGTTGCAACAAACCGGCAAAAATGCTTCAGGTCAGACTCATTACCTGTCGGTATCGGGTTTCGAAGTTTACGGTGAAGTCACCGGCGTTTGCGAAGACTTAGGACGAGCTGCCAAAGAAGCTGAGGCTTGTGTGCGCCGACAACGGCGGTTGATTAGATCACAAGTTTTGAGACACCTGGTAGCAGGTGCTAGAGTTGCTCGAGGTCTAGATTGGAAGTGGAGAGATCAGGATGGTGTACCTCCTGGTAAGTGATTTGGTTCATTCTGTTAATTTATATGAATACGCTTTTGTTTGCTACAATCTTGTATTCTTCGCACAGGTGAAGGAACTGTAACAGGAGAACTTCATAACGGATGGATCGACGTCACATGGGATAACGGATGTTCAAACTCTTATCGAATGGGTGCGGAGGGAAAGTATGATTTGAGACTCGTTTGCAGCGGTAATACTAGTATGGAA is from Nasonia vitripennis strain AsymCx chromosome 1, Nvit_psr_1.1, whole genome shotgun sequence and encodes:
- the LOC100122276 gene encoding E3 ubiquitin-protein ligase HECTD1 isoform X7, whose product is MAEVDPETLLEWLSMGQGDERDMQLIALEQLCMLLLMSDNVDRCFESCPPRTFLPALCRIFLDELAPDSVLEVTARAITYYLDVSAECTRRVVAMEGAIKAICSRLSCAGLGSRASRDLAEQCIKVLELVCAREAGAVFEAGGLPCALSFIREHGAQVHRDTLHSAMAVVSRLCGKVEPQDKSLPDCVEALSTLLRHEDAHVADGALRCFASLADRFSRRGTDPAPLACNGLVSELLYRLSNAAGPISSINTTPGNPKTPPTPSVAATTIPAPEAKSCASVSTIISLLSTLCRGSASITHDLLRSELPDAIEKALKGDERCALDSMRLVDLLLVLLFEGRSALGRANASGGSSGPLLPRLRRLDSAGEKSHRQLIDCIRSKDTDALIEAIESGGIEVNFMDDVGQTLLNWASAFGTQEMVEFLCDKGADVNKGQRSSSLHYAACFGRPAIAKVLLRHGANPDLRDEDGKTPLDKARERVDEGHREVAAILQSPGEWMLPPPSQDDRKLENDVKEFTEPKGDPEMAPVYLKRLLPVFCSTFQSTMLPSVRKASLSLIRKMVHYIQPELLAETCGADKTTGCGAMLVEVIANVLDNEEDEDGHLVVLQMIQDLMVKGKDEFLEHFARLGVFSKVGALAGPQDATSEPEIEASSSVVQTTPTTTTNSEEQKLEDAKELLVGKAYHWRDWCICRGRDCLYVWSDAAALELSNGSNGWFRFILDGKLATMYSSGSPEGGTDTTGKGGRNTESLTTEENRGEFLEKLQRARSQVKPNSVSQPILSRPGPTRLVIGNWALSSKKDSELCIHNSDGQQQATILREDLPGFIFESNRGTKHSFTAETSLGKCPEFSAGWAGKRGKRLRSKMEAIKQKVKTQAQEIYECYFKAAQAQPRGVVAKLAAIVTQIEKACHKQQQQSGSREWRTILQSALDELKVLLNEEGKVSAYELHSSGLIQALLALLAAPPNTSAQQFSPRMNKLRLQRIAVFKSCFQSKDTDKGDNFAKILVQKLVSVLESIEKLPVYLYDTPGSGYGLQVLTRRLRFRLEKAVGESALIDRTGRNLKMEPLSTVQQLENHLLKMVAKQWHDHDRATFTFVKKLKEGNKINFKYQHDFDENGVLYWIGTNAKTCPEWVNPGQYGLVIVTSSDGRNLPYGHLEDILSRDPSAMNCHTNDDKRAWFSIDLGVWIIPTAYTLRHARGYGKSALRNWMLQASKDGINWTTIYTHVDDCSLNEPGSTATWTLEPPAVSDDSQGWRHLRLQQTGKNASGQTHYLSVSGFEVYGEVTGVCEDLGRAAKEAEACVRRQRRLIRSQVLRHLVAGARVARGLDWKWRDQDGVPPGEGTVTGELHNGWIDVTWDNGCSNSYRMGAEGKYDLRLVCSGNTSMETSTDSASKTKNDQAASADNLAAKAAESIAESVLSVARAEAVVAVTGESGVNSTGELSVVLHPRPDTAAVTSDLATIVESLALNTDCSSATASGNGNSNRTSNSSKPLLSAVRGGNKPASGLFSLEAAEVLDRMREGADRLRNNTNSFLSGELLGLVPVRISVSGESDENSMRIRPAPRSHVAAAAAAAAIGATEGSKDCCPRDKDASSSSQNTAAGCPVVVTTNPMSVSVPNLACSDTTNNTLEPVPASGLLETFAAMARRRTLGPAASQHIASNTIPSSNSRGSNPVSSLVRLALSSNFPGGLLGTAQSYPSLTSSSQIPGTTTCSGGVGGGGLGQALTMSLTSTSSDSELVSLEEFLEACGEVAASSVGGARVGGGPTFLTEPEDDEDGVLAEEDDDNDENDEQEVDDDEENEEEGGDEGEYQEVMVSRNLLAAFMEEEAAPPSSKRRAWDDEFVLKRQFSALIPAFDPRPGRTNVNQTTDLEIPPPGSEARVPANAGSATITGPKLSLSLKGPGLPGIPDVEIPLVEPHASIFQSVQQLMQLTELGSKQEKLRRIWEPIYTIIYKEAKDDESSGRATPIVNLYSRNGNQNTNGCTVEDVLQLLRHVYVLGTSNSSVGLNNSRTIQIHQEEEHDSNWVHPDDFTSKKITNKIAQQIQDPLALAAGALPSWCEELARSCPFLLPFETRRLYFSCTAFGASRSIVWLQTQRDAVLERQRAPGLSPRRDDVHEFRVGRLKHERVSVPRGDKLLDWAEQVLKVHASRKSILEVEFVGEEGTGLGPTLEFFALVAAELQRKDLGLWLCDDEDPRLDGDYKSENNDHARSAGYYVTRSSGLFPAPLPQNSEACDRSVRYYWFLGVFLAKVLQDNRLVDLPLSRPFLKLMCRGDITNNVNERIGLTTSNVATQESMSSSMASSFISDDGDQDDQDDFDLEPTPWYDGILDINDLVSVDPVRGEFLKEIQTLVSKRERVISEGHSSSAEDSFIGETLYISHTSGTSVPIEDLALTMTYSPSSKVFKYDHVELKEGGMDVPVTIENAKEYTELTINYCFDRGIARQLEAFKAGFSKVFPMEKLYAFSPEEIRAMLCGEQNPQWTREDLLNYTEPKLGYTRESPGFQRFINVLLSLDGPERKAFLQFATGCSALPPGGLCNLHPRLTVVRKVDAGSGGYPSVNTCVHYLKLPEYPTEEILKERLLAATRERGFHLN